CAGGCGGCCACGGTCGCGGCCGCCGCGCTGGCCGACGCGCGCCGGGCGGGCCACCGCATCCCGGCCGGCAACGCCTATCTCCTGCTCGGGAGCATCCACCTACAGACCGGCGACATCGACCGCGCTGTCGAATGTGGACAGCAGGCACTGGTCACCCACCGGGCGACCGGCCACCGGCTGGGCGAGGCCCGGGTTCTTCGTCTGCTTGGCGACATCGCCCGCGCCAACGGCCTCGGCACGATCGCCCGCGAGCAATGGCACGCGTCGCTGGCGCTGCTGTCCGAGGTCGGCAGCGGTGAGGTCGCCGACGTACTCAAGAGAAGCTAGTGCGGGTGAGTCCCTGGGCTTGATGGTGGTGACCCCGACGCCACCGGTGCGGAGAATGTCGCGTCCGTAAGCCGAGCGGATCGTCTTCATGCCTACCTCCGGGAGTCGATGCTTGCGGTTCATGCCGTGAGAATGGTGCTGGTCAGTTCGGCGAGCGTCAGCGGCGGCGCGAGGTGGTAACCCTGCACATAGCACACGCCGAGGCGGGTGAGCGCGGCCAACTGTTCGGCGGTCTCGACGCCTTCGGCCGTCACGTGCAGGCGCAGGCCGTGTGCCATCTCGGTGAGCAGCTTGACGATGGCGTGGTCGCGCGGGTTGGTCAGCATGCCTGAGACGAACTCCTTGTCTATCTTGATGCCGTGCACCGCCAGCCGGGACAGGCAACGCAGGTCGGTCGAACCGGTGCCCATGTCGTCGAGAGCGACACCGACGCCGCGCTCGACCAGGCCCTTGAGGTGCTTCTCCGCGTGCGTCAGCGTGTTGAGGTCGGCGCATTCGGACAGTTCCAGCCGCAGCCGGTGTGCCGCCAGGCCCGTCCGCTCCAGCGCGGTGGTGACCGGCTCGGTGAAGTCGGTCGCCAGCGTCGGCGCGGAAAGGTTGACGTTGACGTGATCCGGCGCCGCCGGGCCCAGGTCGGCCAGGTCCTGGCAGGCGCGGTGCAGGACCCAGCGGTCCAGCAACGGCAGTTGCCCGTCGCGGTCGGCCTTGTGCAGGAACCGGTCGGGGGTCAGCAGGCCGAGTGTCGGGTGCTGCCACCGCACCAGGGCCTCCACGGCCACGACCGCGCCATCAGTGGCGCGCACGATGGGCTGGTAGAACAGCCGCAACTCGTCGTGGGCGATGGCCTGGGCGATGGTGTGGTCGGCTGGGGGGCTGGTCAACACCGGGAAGGCTCCTTGGGCTCGGCTGTCGTGCTTGCCCACCCACTGTCGTTTCGCGCCGCCGGCTTCAGGCCCGTCGTCAACCCGGGTCGCCGGGCCCCGGGGTCGGGTCACGCGTGCACGGGGATCGGGCCGAGGAGCCCCGCACGTGTGCCCGGGTGTCCGTTTCCGGGGAAACCAGCAAGCGTCAGACGGCGGCCATGTGCGCTTCGAGCGGAGTGTCGCGGAGTTCGCGGCGTGAGCTGATGGCGAGCTTCGCGAAGACCTTCCGCAAATGCCATTCGACCGTACGAGGGCTGATGAACAGCTCCGCGCCGATCTCCTGGTTGGTCTGCCCGTCCCGGGCCAGCGACGCGATCAGCGACTCCTGAGGCGTGAGATCGAGCGCGGTGTCCGGGGTGCGCTTGCGCACGGTCTCGCCGGTCGCCAGCAGTTCGTTGCGGGCCCGCTCGGCGAAGGCCGCCGCACCCATGTGCGAGAGCAGGTCGTGCGCCCGCCTCAGCTGGTCGCGGGCATCTGCTCGGCGGTCGTTGCGGCGCAGCCACTCCCCGTACGCCAGGTGCGCGCGGGCCAGGTGCGCCTGCATCCCGCTGTCCCGCAGCCGGTCGATCGACGTGCGGTAGAGATCGTCGGCGTCCGGGCCGCGGCTCAGCAACGCCCGGGCGCGTGCCTCGGTGCCCAGCGCCCAGGACGTTCCGCTCGCCTGGGACCGCTCGGTGAGCGCCGCCAGCGCTTCCGCCCCGACGTCCCACTGCTCCAGCCGCGCCGCCGCCTCCACCAGTTCGGCCTGCACCCACGACCTGGCGACCAGTTGGTCTCCGCCGCTGACCCGCTGTGCGGCGGCCAGCGCCTCGGGATAGCGGCCCAGCCCGTTGTTGAGCACGGCCGAGGCGTACTCCGTCAGCACCAACGCACTGCCTTCACCACGCGGGAACGCGTCCTGGATGCCGACCTCGGTGAGCTTGCCGGTGGCTGGCTGGTCACCGCGCCAAGCCGCCAACATGGTCGGCGTATAGGGCGGCGGCACCACGTGGATGGCGGCGTTGAGAGCGGCCGCCTCTTCGGTCAACGCGGCGGCGGTGGCGAAGTCCCCGGCCTGGACGTAGTAGCTCGCGAGATAGTCCAGCGCCATCGGCAGCAGGCTCAACGTTCCCGTTTCGCGGGCGCCGCGCACGTGCCGACCCAGCAGGTCGAGCCAGGCCGACCCTTCCCACAGTTCCATCGCCACCAGC
This genomic interval from Asanoa ferruginea contains the following:
- a CDS encoding EAL domain-containing protein; the encoded protein is MTSPPADHTIAQAIAHDELRLFYQPIVRATDGAVVAVEALVRWQHPTLGLLTPDRFLHKADRDGQLPLLDRWVLHRACQDLADLGPAAPDHVNVNLSAPTLATDFTEPVTTALERTGLAAHRLRLELSECADLNTLTHAEKHLKGLVERGVGVALDDMGTGSTDLRCLSRLAVHGIKIDKEFVSGMLTNPRDHAIVKLLTEMAHGLRLHVTAEGVETAEQLAALTRLGVCYVQGYHLAPPLTLAELTSTILTA